The proteins below come from a single Clarias gariepinus isolate MV-2021 ecotype Netherlands chromosome 17, CGAR_prim_01v2, whole genome shotgun sequence genomic window:
- the sppl3 gene encoding signal peptide peptidase-like 3, whose translation MAEQSYSWAYSLVDSSQVSTFLISILLIVYGSFRSLNMDCENQDKDKDGNPAATSSFNNTNSNNSIQTIDSTQALFLPIGASVSLLVMFFFFDSVQVVFTICTAVLATIAFAFLLLPMCQYLTRPCSPQNKISFGCCGRFTLAELLSFSLSVMLVLIWVLTGHWLLMDALAMGLCVAMIAFVRLPSLKVSCLLLSGLLIYDVFWVFFSAYIFNSNVMVKVATQPADNPLDVISRKLHLGPSMGRDVPRLSLPGKLVFPSSTGSHFSMLGIGDIVMPGLLLCFVLRYDNYKKQATGEAQSPANMSGRMQRVSYFHCTLIGYFVGLLTATVASRIHRAAQPALLYLVPFTLLPLLTMAYLKGDLRRMWSEPFHAKSSSSRFMDV comes from the exons GGCGTACTCCCTCGTCGACTCCAGCCAGGTGTCCACCTTCCTCATCTCGATCCTCCTCATCGTCTACGGCAGCTTCAG gTCATTAAATATGGACTGCGAGAACCAGGACAAGGACAAGGATGGAAATCCTGCAGCCACCAGCTCTTTCAACAACACCAACTCTAACAACA gtaTTCAGACCATCGACTCCACACAGGCTCTGTTCCTCCCGATCGGGGCATCTGTCTCGCTCCTCGTcatgttcttcttctttgatTCGGTCCAGGTGGTCTTTACCATCTGTACTGCAG ttctgGCCACTATAGCGTTTGCGTTCCTGCTGTTGCCGATGTGCCAGTATCTGACGCGACCCTGTTCTCCACAGAACAA gATTTCATTTGGCTGCTGTGGCCGCTTCACCTTGGCCGAGttgctctccttctctctctccgtcaTGCTCGTCCTCATCTGGGTGCTCACGGGACACTGGCTCCTCATGGAcg CGCTGGCGATGGGTCTGTGTGTGGCCATGATCGCCTTTGTGAGACTCCCCAGTCTGAAGGTGTCCTGTCTGCTCCTGTCTGGTCTGCTCATCTATGATGTTTTCTGG GTCTTCTTCTCAGCCTACATCTTCAACAGTAACGTGATGGTGAAGGTGGCCACGCAGCCGGCCGATAACCCTCTGGACGTCATCTCCCGTAAGCTGCACCTGGGCCCCAGCATGGGCCGCGACGTGCCTCGCCTCTCGCTCCCGGGTAAGCTGGTGTTCCCGAGCTCCACGGGCAGCCACTTCTCCATGCTGGGCATCGGTGACATCGTCATGCCCGGACTGCTGCTCTGCTTTGTGCTGCGTTACGACAATTACAAAAAGCAGGCGACCGGCGAGGCACAGAGTCCCGCCAACATGTCCGGGCGCATGCAGCGCGTCTCCTACTTCCACTGCACCCTCATTGGCTACTTCGTGG GGCTGCTGACTGCGACCGTGGCGTCTCGGATTCACCGCGCGGCTCAGCCCGCTCTGCTCTACTTAGTGCCCTTCACCCTGCTGCCTCTGCTCACCATGGCCTACCTGAAG GGCGATCTGCGGCGCATGTGGTCCGAGCCGTTCCACGCCAAGTCCAGCAGCTCCCGGTTCATGGACGTATGA